The window TTCCATCCAGCAGATTGCCGAGGTAGCTAAGCCCGGTTTAAGGCGGTAGCCTCGAGAGCTACTGGTGTTCGTCACCACGGGAGTTCAAATCTCCCCCTCGGCGCTCGGGCCTTTAGACTCGATGACTTCGGCAGAGCTTTATTATCGGCCGGGCCATTCAGCACTCGGCCATGGTAGAAAAGAAGATCATGCTCATTGTGTGCGACGGTCTTTCGGACCGGCCTGTCAAGGAACTCGATATGAAGACTCCCCTCCAGGCGGCACGGAAGCCTGCAATGGACGCGCTTGCTCGTCATGGTATGAGTGGCACAATCGATGTCATCGGTCCGGGGATAATCCCAGGGAGCGACACCGCCCATCTCGCGCTCTTTGGCTACGATCCATATAAGGTCTATACCGGCCGTGGACCGATAGAGGCGGCCGGAGCGGGCGTAGAGCTCGGGAGAGGCGATGTCGCATTCAGGTGCAATTTCGCAACGGTCGACAAATCCTTCAATGTGATAGATAGGAGAGCCGGCAGGATCAAATCCGGGACAGCTGAGCTGGCAAAGGCCATTACCGGGATGAACATCGACGGTGTGAGCGTCATTTTCAGAGAAGGCTCGGAGCATAGAGGCGTCCTCGTGCTCAGGGGAAATGGCCTTGATCACAGGGTGTCGGATGTGGACCCACACGGTGAAGGGAAGGTACTCGAGGCCAAAGCACTCGTTCCTGAGGCCATGAAGACAGCGAAGGTGCTCAACGAGTTCGTCAGGAAATCATCCGAGATACTCTCTGTGCACATCCTCAACAAGGAGAGGGTCAAGAATCATCTCCCGCCCGCGAATGTCATCTTGCCTCGTGGCTCAGGAAGCATAGGCGAATTGAACCCGATGGGAGAACGCTATGGTTTGAAATGCGCAGCGGTCGCCGGCGTCACCCTCGTCAAAGGCATATGCCGCATGGTCGGGATGGACGTACCAGACGTGCCAGGGACCACTGGTGGCCTCGATACCGATTACAAGGCCAAGGCAGATGCTGCCCTGAGGCTGATAAAGACGCACGACTTCGTGTTCTTGAACGTCAAGGCAGGCGACATTGCGGGTCATGACGGCGACTTCCGGATGAAAGTCCGAGTGGTCGAGAACATCGACATGATGCTAGGTCTGATTCTGAAGGAGCTTCACGAGAGCGTAGTAATTGCGATCACATGCGATCACTCAACACCAGTCGCGGTGAAAGAGCACAGTGCAGACCCGGTCCCGCTCGCGATATCTGGTGGAGGGGCACGGGTCGATGGCGTGCGTGATTTCGATGAGATATCAGCTGCCTCGGGAGCGCTCGGGAGAATAAGAGGCACCGACCTGATGCCCATATTGCTTGGGATGGCAGATCGAGCAACGAAATTCGGAGCCTGAGATTGATCGATACCACGCAACTGCCCGGGTTCAGGCTTCCTGGAGCGACTTGTTTATCTGGTCCTCCATGACATGACCCACGACTTTCACGTTCGCCTTCCGTGTGCCTTTGAGATCCTTCATCCGGCGCTTGATGTTCTGTGCTAGCTGGATTCCCAGAGGGCAGAATGGGGACGTTGGCCTGAATGTCAGGCGGACTGTGTCCTTGGTAACCTCGAGCTCTGATATCAGTCCCATATCGTAGACGCTAACGTTCGTGTGCGGGTCAACGATTTCCTTGAGGGCTGTAACAACTTCTTTTTTCGTTGGCATCTACTGTCCCCTTATCCCTTCTGGTCGTGTTGTCCTTCGATACCTTCGAAGCCATAGATTAAACTAACGCAGTTGCCATATGGTGATGTCACAGGGTCTGTCTCTGTTTCTTGAAGTAGTCCAAGACGATCTTCCTCTGACCTTTTCGTAGTATCTCGGACAGCGTCGAAGGCGATACATCGAACATCCGCGCCAGCTCTCTGAGGCTTATCCTCTTCGGATAGTCGAAGTAGCCCCTCTCGAAAGCCACATGTGCGATCTTGTCCTGGCGCTCCGTGAGGCTCTCC is drawn from Candidatus Thermoplasmatota archaeon and contains these coding sequences:
- a CDS encoding 2,3-bisphosphoglycerate-independent phosphoglycerate mutase, with amino-acid sequence MVEKKIMLIVCDGLSDRPVKELDMKTPLQAARKPAMDALARHGMSGTIDVIGPGIIPGSDTAHLALFGYDPYKVYTGRGPIEAAGAGVELGRGDVAFRCNFATVDKSFNVIDRRAGRIKSGTAELAKAITGMNIDGVSVIFREGSEHRGVLVLRGNGLDHRVSDVDPHGEGKVLEAKALVPEAMKTAKVLNEFVRKSSEILSVHILNKERVKNHLPPANVILPRGSGSIGELNPMGERYGLKCAAVAGVTLVKGICRMVGMDVPDVPGTTGGLDTDYKAKADAALRLIKTHDFVFLNVKAGDIAGHDGDFRMKVRVVENIDMMLGLILKELHESVVIAITCDHSTPVAVKEHSADPVPLAISGGGARVDGVRDFDEISAASGALGRIRGTDLMPILLGMADRATKFGA
- a CDS encoding DUF59 domain-containing protein, coding for MPTKKEVVTALKEIVDPHTNVSVYDMGLISELEVTKDTVRLTFRPTSPFCPLGIQLAQNIKRRMKDLKGTRKANVKVVGHVMEDQINKSLQEA